One genomic region from Chlamydia poikilotherma encodes:
- a CDS encoding ABC transporter permease gives MLKYILKRLILIPLTLFAIVSINFIILNAAPGDVVEDQSVDAHGDAGKSDKIRTYKGPDRYLQFREYYGLTLPIFFNTRPSISHAKVKKGIQEIIDNFQNKKSKKQSFSKLKVYWGDRAKFIMPALLFEASDNTKNSSYRHIAADLFIRGAIRQGIIGSGLSSEQYAYNEKVSKNNALLVKLLSEEDIGTKVEALKEWFHKEGGMETFSYKRFSWKTFLLETRFARYMSRVFRLDFGTLRNDPHKTVVSEVIKRLRSSLTLSVLPMILVFILCQVFGMIMALNRNRWLDHTLNFIFLFLFSVPVFVAVPWIIDHFVINQTIPFTSIPMPYSGLRSSPEVFNQLSSFGKLIDIITHSFLPFCAVSYGAFASQSRLSRSIFLEILGEDYICAARARGVSRYDILVKHVGKNAASSLITSLASSLGAILGGALVVETLFDIDGFGRFFYHAILNRDHNVVLFSVLVGSALSLLGYLIGDICYVLLDPRVQLGKKRI, from the coding sequence GTGCTCAAATATATCTTAAAACGTCTGATATTGATCCCCCTGACACTTTTTGCTATTGTTTCGATTAATTTTATCATACTGAATGCAGCCCCCGGAGACGTTGTTGAGGATCAATCTGTCGATGCTCATGGAGATGCAGGAAAATCAGATAAGATTCGTACGTATAAAGGTCCAGATCGTTACTTGCAGTTTCGAGAATATTATGGTTTGACTCTACCTATTTTCTTTAATACGCGCCCCAGTATATCACATGCTAAGGTCAAAAAGGGGATTCAGGAGATAATAGATAATTTCCAGAATAAGAAATCTAAAAAGCAATCATTTTCCAAGCTAAAAGTTTACTGGGGTGATCGTGCAAAATTTATTATGCCAGCATTGTTGTTTGAAGCTAGCGATAATACGAAAAATTCTTCCTATCGTCATATTGCAGCAGATCTATTTATCCGAGGTGCTATCCGTCAGGGCATCATAGGTTCAGGTTTGTCTTCGGAGCAATATGCATACAATGAGAAGGTCTCTAAGAACAACGCCCTACTTGTAAAACTGCTTTCCGAAGAAGATATAGGGACTAAAGTTGAAGCATTAAAAGAATGGTTTCATAAAGAGGGTGGTATGGAAACCTTTTCTTACAAACGTTTCTCTTGGAAGACATTCCTTTTAGAAACTCGTTTTGCTCGTTATATGTCACGTGTTTTCCGTTTGGATTTTGGAACTTTACGCAATGATCCTCATAAAACAGTAGTTTCTGAAGTTATTAAACGATTACGTTCATCCTTAACGCTATCTGTTTTGCCTATGATCTTGGTATTTATTTTATGCCAAGTATTCGGAATGATTATGGCTTTAAATAGGAATCGTTGGTTGGATCACACATTAAATTTTATTTTCCTATTTCTGTTTTCTGTTCCTGTTTTTGTTGCTGTTCCGTGGATTATTGATCACTTTGTCATTAATCAAACCATACCGTTTACCTCTATTCCAATGCCATATAGTGGACTAAGGTCCTCTCCGGAAGTTTTCAATCAATTGAGTTCTTTTGGAAAGCTTATAGATATTATAACGCACAGCTTCCTTCCTTTCTGTGCTGTAAGTTATGGAGCGTTTGCTTCTCAATCAAGATTAAGCAGATCTATATTTTTAGAAATATTAGGTGAGGATTATATTTGTGCGGCACGAGCCCGTGGAGTATCTCGTTATGATATTCTTGTAAAACATGTAGGTAAGAACGCAGCATCTTCATTAATTACCTCCCTTGCCTCATCTTTAGGAGCAATATTAGGAGGAGCTTTAGTTGTAGAGACTTTGTTTGATATCGATGGATTCGGAAGATTTTTCTATCACGCTATTTTGAATCGTGATCATAACGTGGTGTTATTTTCTGTTCTTGTTGGATCTGCTTTATCTTTACTAGGCTATTTAATTGGAGATATTTGCTACGTGTTATTGGATCCTAGGGTACAGCTAGGAAAGAAGAGGATTTAA
- the yidD gene encoding membrane protein insertion efficiency factor YidD, with protein sequence MSFKLLIKNLPMHLCRALIHIYRWTISPLLGSPCRFFPTCSQYGLQALKHHGCIKGLGLTIKRIGKCGPWHPGGIDLVPMTTLEEALDISPAIDDDDSCDSNA encoded by the coding sequence ATGTCATTTAAATTGCTTATTAAAAACCTACCCATGCACCTATGCCGTGCTCTTATCCATATCTATAGATGGACAATCTCCCCTTTGTTAGGAAGTCCATGTAGGTTTTTCCCCACATGCTCACAATATGGCCTGCAGGCTCTAAAACACCATGGATGCATCAAAGGTCTCGGATTAACAATAAAAAGAATAGGAAAATGTGGTCCCTGGCATCCAGGAGGAATAGATCTTGTGCCTATGACGACTTTAGAGGAAGCTTTAGACATTTCCCCGGCAATAGACGATGATGACTCATGTGATTCAAACGCATAA
- a CDS encoding ABC transporter substrate-binding protein: protein MNKRFVIDKILKCVVVASLVLLYWSSDLLEKDIKLIKMNVRDVQQDIQELLSIVKQNNATRSSNAPHPSSLSVTTCCNFIEVGDPRYPNLLSPDPYMEKTLGNLVGDYFTPKGVLRTAHIGKPDNLSPFNGYAYVVELYDLCVPGLANAHVGKYEEFSPGLALKIEEHSVEDGSGDREFHIYLRPNVFWVPIDPARFPKHVQLADNFIQPHPVTAHDFKFYYDAVMNPYMAEMRAVALRSYFEDIVSLTVEDDLKFIVRWKAHDFINEEGKEEKKVLYSAFFNTLCLQPLPCFVYQYFANGEKIVKDDSDPDIYRKDSVWAQNFSTHWSMNYLVSCGAFYFSGMDDEKLVFTRNPNHYNLKEALVEKRYVYIKDNSDSLFQDFKAGKLDLAYLPPNHVDNLESFMRTPAYKNQASKGEAIREMIYPDRSYAYIGWNCYSLFFENRQVRRAMNMLIDRDRIIEECLDGRAHIISGPFSPFSPSYNQKVEGWHYSPEEAARILEEEGWIDSDGDGIREKVIDGIVIPFRFRLCYYVKSITGRTIAEYVATVCKEVGIECSLLGLDTADLSQAFEEKNFDALLTGWCLGSPPEDPRALWHSEGAMEKGSANLVGFHNPEADKIIDQLSYEYDTGKRMDLYHRFHEVIHEESPYAFLFSRTYSLLYKDYVKNVFVPKQRTDLIPDAQDEMVNLHMVWLDRKEEECSNIS, encoded by the coding sequence ATGAATAAACGGTTTGTAATAGACAAAATTTTAAAGTGTGTAGTTGTTGCTTCTTTGGTTTTGTTATACTGGTCATCTGATTTGCTTGAAAAAGATATCAAGTTAATCAAAATGAATGTTCGAGATGTACAACAAGACATCCAAGAACTACTTAGTATCGTAAAGCAAAATAATGCTACACGGTCTTCTAACGCACCACACCCCTCGTCATTATCCGTAACTACATGCTGTAACTTTATAGAAGTCGGAGATCCTCGCTATCCAAACCTACTTTCTCCAGATCCTTATATGGAAAAAACCTTAGGGAATCTTGTAGGAGATTATTTTACTCCTAAGGGTGTTTTGCGCACGGCTCATATTGGCAAACCGGATAATTTGAGTCCTTTTAACGGTTACGCTTATGTCGTGGAGCTATATGATTTATGTGTCCCAGGATTGGCAAACGCACATGTGGGGAAATATGAAGAATTCTCTCCAGGATTAGCTCTAAAAATAGAGGAACATAGCGTTGAGGATGGCTCCGGGGATCGCGAGTTTCACATTTATTTACGCCCCAATGTATTTTGGGTGCCTATAGATCCAGCACGTTTTCCTAAACATGTGCAACTAGCTGATAATTTTATCCAGCCTCATCCTGTGACAGCACATGATTTCAAATTTTACTACGACGCGGTAATGAATCCCTATATGGCAGAAATGCGTGCTGTAGCCTTGCGTTCGTATTTTGAAGATATTGTCTCCCTTACCGTAGAAGATGATTTAAAATTTATAGTTCGTTGGAAAGCGCATGATTTTATAAATGAAGAAGGGAAAGAAGAGAAAAAGGTTCTATATTCAGCTTTTTTTAACACTCTATGTTTGCAGCCTTTACCTTGCTTCGTATATCAGTATTTTGCGAATGGAGAGAAGATTGTTAAAGATGATTCCGATCCTGATATCTATCGTAAAGATTCCGTTTGGGCACAGAATTTCTCTACACATTGGTCAATGAATTATCTTGTTAGCTGTGGAGCTTTTTACTTTTCTGGAATGGATGACGAAAAGCTCGTTTTCACGAGAAATCCAAACCATTACAATCTTAAGGAAGCTTTAGTTGAAAAACGTTATGTCTATATTAAGGATAACTCCGATTCCTTGTTTCAAGATTTCAAAGCAGGAAAACTAGATTTAGCTTATCTACCCCCAAATCATGTGGATAATCTAGAGAGTTTTATGAGAACTCCTGCTTATAAAAATCAAGCTTCTAAAGGCGAGGCTATTCGTGAAATGATCTATCCAGATCGTTCTTACGCCTATATTGGTTGGAATTGTTACTCGTTGTTTTTTGAGAATCGTCAAGTGCGACGTGCTATGAATATGCTCATAGATCGCGATAGGATTATAGAAGAATGTTTAGATGGTCGCGCTCATATAATCAGCGGACCCTTCTCACCTTTTTCTCCTTCCTATAATCAAAAAGTAGAAGGTTGGCATTATTCTCCAGAAGAGGCTGCTCGTATATTGGAAGAAGAAGGTTGGATAGATTCCGATGGCGATGGCATTCGAGAAAAAGTCATAGATGGAATCGTGATTCCTTTTCGTTTCCGTTTGTGTTATTATGTTAAAAGTATCACAGGCCGTACTATTGCAGAATATGTAGCTACTGTCTGTAAAGAGGTAGGCATTGAATGTAGTTTATTAGGATTAGATACTGCGGACCTTTCTCAAGCATTTGAAGAAAAAAATTTCGACGCCTTGCTTACCGGCTGGTGTCTAGGATCCCCCCCAGAGGATCCTCGGGCTCTTTGGCATTCCGAGGGTGCAATGGAGAAAGGATCCGCCAATCTTGTTGGTTTCCATAATCCCGAAGCTGATAAAATTATAGATCAACTTAGTTATGAATACGATACGGGTAAACGTATGGATTTATATCATCGTTTTCACGAAGTTATTCATGAAGAGTCTCCCTATGCTTTCCTATTCTCTCGTACCTATTCTTTACTCTATAAAGATTACGTGAAAAACGTCTTTGTCCCTAAACAGAGGACAGATTTGATACCTGATGCTCAAGACGAAATGGTTAATCTTCATATGGTTTGGCTAGACAGGAAGGAGGAAGAGTGCTCAAATATATCTTAA
- a CDS encoding MGMT family protein: MSENLYLVSDDSKFSLSQACSQGLQIAKHPPLQVIVHFHNNAVVKTQLSVAPVFSCLFLGPGSHKAMEEIVLLCAKYSQKLNIPRSSYINGSILSKQQKMILDCVANIPFGQTRTYGEIARETDTHPHTVGSACKNNPFLLFFPCHRVIGSNGERHYCAGERIQNILLNFERSLS; the protein is encoded by the coding sequence ATGTCCGAGAATCTTTACCTAGTTTCTGACGATTCTAAATTTTCTCTATCGCAAGCCTGTTCTCAAGGCTTGCAGATAGCTAAGCATCCTCCTCTACAAGTCATTGTTCATTTTCACAATAATGCCGTTGTAAAAACTCAACTTTCCGTAGCTCCTGTTTTTTCTTGCTTATTTCTTGGCCCAGGATCACACAAAGCTATGGAAGAAATTGTTCTATTGTGTGCTAAATATTCGCAAAAACTAAACATTCCACGTTCTTCTTACATCAATGGATCTATTTTATCTAAACAGCAAAAAATGATACTCGATTGCGTTGCAAATATCCCTTTTGGACAAACACGCACATACGGAGAAATCGCTAGAGAAACAGACACGCATCCGCACACTGTAGGATCAGCTTGCAAAAACAATCCCTTTCTTCTATTTTTTCCTTGTCATAGAGTAATTGGAAGTAATGGTGAGCGCCATTATTGCGCGGGAGAACGAATCCAAAATATCCTTCTTAATTTCGAGAGATCTTTAAGTTAG
- the pheT gene encoding phenylalanine--tRNA ligase subunit beta: MRVSLSLLQRFFSSPLPIKQIIEACDHIGIETEIETLLTCSFSSIVTAKVLKTVPHPNADKLVVATLFDGQQEHQIVCGAPNCRPDIIVPLALPGAKLHDHEGNAYTIKKSKLRGVESQGMCCGADELGFAHLQTTERGLFEFPQNTPLGESACALLADTFIECSLTPNLGHCASLLGLAREITHITDVDLTLPPEFVFTPLETTAKEQPSQDEHLCPIFCCVKISGISAEVSSQDLQNALGELKQKSINSIIDITNYIMLSLGQPLHVYDAKTVDIDSLHVQKAQKDESLKLLNNEEVLVPQGTAIICDKDHTVGLAGVMGSLDSSFNDSTTEIILEAAYFLPKVIRASQTHIPLHSEAAYRFTRGIDPNNVLLSLYAAIHYIQKLFPSAQISPIHVLGSIPQPPNLSLRTELIEKILGTSLNSSQISHELTSLGFSITSKENAILSVKVPSYRHDIHEEIDLVEEICRTQPWKIANKKAPAIYSPMYSLKREIVDFLANSGLQQFFTCDLLDAEIAAFTREETDRISLQGSKQATVLRDSLLPGLLKSTATNLNRQAPYIHAFELGTTYIKKDSKYQETQSLGIILSGQAEELSWISHERPLSFYSIKGWLEKLFQHLHVSSQAYTIQPSNHANFHPYQQAEIYLHKHALGRFGTLHPQLCKKAQIKHTVFFAELSLDSLLHTQKKSLHLYKPYPIYPSSFRDITLTVHESVPADSLRKKLLSFHSKWLESVSIISIYQNKNPTTQNKNVSLRLVFQDKERTLSNQEIEEEHERLLAMLNTQINDTKGTIDS, from the coding sequence ATGCGAGTTTCTTTATCCTTATTACAAAGATTTTTTTCTTCTCCTTTACCTATAAAACAAATTATAGAAGCTTGTGATCATATAGGAATAGAAACTGAAATAGAAACACTTCTTACATGTTCATTCTCTTCTATCGTCACAGCAAAAGTACTAAAAACAGTTCCCCATCCTAATGCAGATAAACTCGTAGTCGCTACTCTTTTTGATGGACAACAAGAACATCAAATAGTTTGTGGGGCTCCTAACTGCCGTCCTGATATCATAGTCCCTTTAGCCCTTCCAGGAGCAAAACTGCATGATCACGAAGGCAACGCTTACACAATAAAAAAATCTAAACTGCGTGGTGTAGAATCCCAAGGTATGTGTTGCGGTGCAGATGAATTAGGCTTTGCTCATCTGCAGACAACAGAAAGAGGACTTTTTGAATTTCCTCAAAACACGCCTTTAGGAGAAAGTGCCTGCGCACTTCTTGCCGATACATTTATTGAGTGTTCCTTAACTCCTAACTTAGGTCATTGCGCCTCACTTCTAGGCCTTGCTAGAGAAATTACCCATATAACAGACGTAGATCTTACTCTACCTCCAGAATTTGTGTTTACTCCCCTAGAAACAACTGCAAAAGAACAGCCATCACAAGATGAGCATCTTTGTCCTATCTTCTGTTGTGTAAAAATTTCCGGAATCTCTGCAGAGGTTTCTTCTCAGGACCTGCAAAATGCCCTTGGAGAACTCAAACAAAAGTCTATTAATTCCATCATAGACATCACTAATTACATTATGCTCTCTTTAGGACAGCCTTTACATGTTTATGATGCTAAAACTGTGGATATTGATTCTCTGCATGTTCAAAAAGCACAAAAAGATGAATCTTTAAAACTTCTAAATAATGAAGAAGTCCTTGTCCCTCAAGGAACAGCTATCATCTGTGACAAAGATCATACGGTAGGTTTAGCGGGTGTGATGGGAAGTTTAGATTCATCATTCAATGATTCAACAACAGAGATTATCTTAGAAGCCGCTTACTTTCTTCCAAAAGTCATACGTGCCTCTCAAACACATATCCCCCTACATTCTGAAGCTGCATACCGTTTCACAAGAGGCATTGATCCGAATAATGTTTTGCTTTCTCTCTATGCAGCCATTCATTATATACAAAAGCTTTTCCCTAGTGCTCAGATATCCCCCATCCATGTTTTAGGTTCTATACCTCAACCCCCCAATTTATCCTTACGTACAGAACTTATAGAGAAAATTCTCGGAACATCTCTAAACTCTTCTCAAATAAGTCACGAACTGACTTCCTTAGGATTTAGCATTACTTCTAAAGAAAACGCTATTTTATCCGTAAAAGTTCCTTCTTATCGCCATGACATCCATGAAGAGATTGATCTTGTTGAGGAAATCTGCAGAACACAGCCATGGAAAATAGCGAATAAGAAAGCTCCTGCTATTTACAGTCCTATGTACTCTCTCAAACGAGAGATTGTAGACTTTTTAGCAAATTCAGGATTGCAACAGTTTTTCACATGTGATCTTCTAGATGCAGAAATAGCCGCATTCACTAGAGAAGAAACTGATCGCATCTCTTTACAGGGATCCAAGCAAGCTACTGTGTTGCGTGATTCTTTACTTCCCGGATTATTAAAAAGCACAGCAACAAATCTCAATAGACAAGCGCCCTACATACATGCTTTTGAGCTGGGAACAACTTACATAAAGAAAGATTCAAAATATCAAGAAACACAAAGTCTAGGAATCATCCTATCAGGACAAGCAGAAGAGTTATCTTGGATATCTCATGAGCGTCCTTTATCATTTTATTCAATAAAAGGATGGCTTGAAAAACTATTTCAACACCTACATGTTTCTTCACAGGCCTATACAATCCAGCCTAGTAATCATGCAAACTTCCATCCTTACCAACAAGCAGAGATTTATCTTCATAAACATGCATTAGGACGATTTGGAACACTACATCCACAGTTATGTAAAAAAGCCCAGATCAAGCATACTGTATTCTTTGCCGAACTTTCGTTAGATTCTCTTCTACATACACAGAAGAAATCCTTACACTTATATAAACCTTATCCTATTTATCCCTCTTCATTCCGGGATATAACATTGACAGTTCATGAGTCTGTACCAGCGGATTCTTTACGGAAGAAACTTTTAAGTTTCCATTCTAAATGGCTTGAAAGTGTTTCCATTATCAGTATATATCAAAATAAGAACCCTACTACTCAGAATAAAAATGTTTCCTTACGCCTTGTATTTCAAGACAAGGAAAGAACATTATCTAATCAAGAAATAGAAGAAGAACATGAGCGTTTACTTGCTATGCTTAACACGCAAATAAACGATACAAAAGGAACGATCGATTCATGA
- a CDS encoding toxin-antitoxin system YwqK family antitoxin, with protein MKQLLFCVCALSFSCFTYGSALKQDSSVMKETFRNNYGIIVSGRDWVKRGCDGTITKVLKDGSTLYEIYVQGLLHGEITLTFPHSTTLSVVKTYDQGRLVSHKTFFSNGLPSQEEIFQEDGSLVVTRWPDNKNNDTITEPYFTETTYQGRVIEGSYSSFNGKYSSTIRNGEGIRSNFSPNNVLLSEETFNDGIMVKRTTFYATRDPETVTHYTNGQPHGLRLTYLPGGIPSTIEEWRYGYQDGTTTVFKNGCKAAEIPFVKGSKEGCELRYNEDEVIAEEVSWRNNFPHGMRKIYAAGVYKCEWYHRGRLVSKTKFERLNNAG; from the coding sequence ATGAAACAGCTGCTTTTTTGCGTTTGCGCACTCTCTTTCTCATGCTTTACCTATGGGTCAGCTCTAAAACAAGATTCTTCAGTTATGAAGGAGACTTTCCGGAATAACTACGGGATTATCGTATCAGGAAGAGATTGGGTAAAACGGGGTTGTGATGGAACAATCACCAAAGTTTTAAAAGACGGATCTACCCTTTATGAAATTTACGTTCAAGGCCTTCTTCATGGAGAGATAACGTTAACCTTTCCCCACTCCACAACTCTTTCTGTAGTGAAGACTTATGATCAAGGAAGGCTCGTTTCCCACAAAACGTTCTTTTCTAATGGTCTGCCTTCTCAAGAAGAAATCTTCCAAGAAGATGGCTCTCTTGTTGTCACGCGTTGGCCAGACAATAAAAATAATGATACTATTACTGAACCTTATTTCACTGAGACTACCTATCAAGGTCGCGTAATTGAAGGGAGCTATTCCTCATTTAATGGAAAATATTCATCAACAATTCGTAACGGCGAAGGTATACGTTCTAACTTTTCTCCAAATAATGTCCTTCTTTCCGAAGAAACTTTTAACGACGGTATTATGGTGAAAAGAACTACCTTCTATGCTACTAGAGATCCTGAAACTGTCACTCACTACACTAATGGCCAACCTCATGGATTGCGTTTAACTTATCTCCCAGGAGGAATACCTAGTACTATTGAAGAATGGCGTTACGGGTATCAAGATGGCACTACAACAGTATTTAAAAACGGTTGTAAAGCAGCTGAGATCCCTTTTGTAAAAGGATCGAAGGAAGGATGTGAATTACGCTATAATGAAGACGAAGTTATTGCAGAAGAAGTGTCTTGGAGAAATAATTTCCCTCATGGTATGAGAAAAATCTACGCTGCCGGTGTCTATAAATGTGAATGGTATCACCGTGGACGCTTAGTCTCAAAAACGAAGTTTGAGAGACTTAATAATGCGGGATAA
- a CDS encoding ABC transporter permease: MQSHTSFYRRFFQAYHKNFLASLSWKFVIVLSLLGIYAPLFASSKPILVKWEGSLFFPLFRYLWFPGFYTKPIDLFFNVLMITLPFFFIGCKFSKGILRKGILGILAIIQILGFVFVYRGNIQDPSGDENLKKLRAEKILSQIANSRVETVVLLPKDMRTWELEKTYMSKYEQLGILIKSKYRKLQHEKLQKYCVSYEGYKGSPMPTLHHSQIKNERVCLERLQKRLQNLSASYESSLQTWYRAIDEYRPFLMALTRVEHDLNLALYNKDQHESLLSAYSSIEEEAEPFRKHLIKTRQVLEEYSKIYSAINFIQDKRAWINEESEKLRILINPLLTTFHWEDDAGGSREMNKYVRWWQLTRINRKDLLASLIFGIRIALVVGGISVAIALFIGTVLGLISGYFGGTTDMVLSRFTEIWETMPMLFILMLVVSITQQKSLILDTILLGCFGWTGFSRYIRIETLKQRNMSYVLAATNMCYSHYHIMVHQILPNAIVPIISLLPFSMMAMISCEAGLTFLGLGEESSASWGNLMKEGVTAFPSESAILWPPAIMLTALLIAIALIGDGIRDALDPKLQD; the protein is encoded by the coding sequence ATGCAATCCCATACTTCTTTTTATCGTAGATTTTTTCAGGCATATCATAAGAATTTTCTTGCCTCACTATCGTGGAAATTTGTCATAGTTTTATCACTTTTAGGTATTTACGCGCCTTTGTTTGCTAGTAGTAAGCCTATTTTAGTGAAGTGGGAAGGCTCTCTTTTTTTCCCTTTATTTAGGTATTTGTGGTTTCCCGGTTTTTACACTAAGCCCATCGATCTTTTCTTTAATGTGTTGATGATAACACTACCTTTTTTCTTTATAGGTTGTAAGTTTTCTAAGGGGATCCTTCGTAAGGGGATCCTGGGAATCTTAGCTATTATTCAGATTTTAGGATTTGTCTTTGTATATCGTGGAAATATTCAGGATCCTTCAGGAGATGAAAATCTTAAAAAATTACGTGCCGAAAAAATCCTTTCACAAATTGCTAATAGTAGAGTAGAGACTGTAGTTTTACTTCCTAAAGATATGCGTACTTGGGAATTAGAAAAAACATATATGAGTAAGTACGAGCAGCTAGGAATTTTGATAAAATCAAAATACCGTAAGCTGCAGCATGAGAAATTACAAAAATATTGTGTATCCTATGAAGGATACAAAGGCTCACCAATGCCTACATTGCATCATTCTCAGATAAAAAATGAGCGGGTGTGTTTGGAGCGTTTACAGAAAAGATTGCAAAATTTGAGTGCATCCTACGAGTCTTCTTTGCAAACTTGGTATAGGGCAATTGATGAGTACCGTCCTTTTCTTATGGCGCTTACTCGTGTTGAACACGATTTAAACTTAGCTTTATATAATAAAGATCAGCATGAAAGTTTGCTTTCGGCATATTCTTCGATAGAAGAGGAAGCAGAACCTTTCCGTAAGCATTTAATAAAGACACGTCAAGTTCTTGAAGAATATAGCAAAATTTACAGTGCGATTAACTTCATTCAGGATAAACGTGCATGGATTAATGAAGAATCTGAAAAATTACGTATTCTCATTAATCCGCTATTGACTACATTTCATTGGGAAGATGATGCAGGAGGTTCTCGTGAGATGAATAAGTATGTGCGTTGGTGGCAGCTTACGCGCATTAATCGTAAAGATCTTCTAGCCTCTTTAATTTTTGGTATTCGTATAGCTTTAGTTGTCGGGGGAATTTCGGTTGCTATTGCCTTATTTATTGGCACGGTCCTAGGTTTAATTTCTGGATATTTCGGAGGAACTACAGATATGGTTCTTTCTAGATTTACTGAGATTTGGGAAACTATGCCTATGCTATTTATTTTGATGCTTGTTGTCTCAATAACGCAGCAAAAATCTCTAATCCTGGACACAATACTACTTGGTTGTTTTGGTTGGACAGGGTTTAGCAGATACATAAGAATAGAAACTCTAAAGCAGCGCAACATGTCCTATGTCCTAGCTGCAACGAATATGTGTTATAGCCACTATCATATTATGGTTCATCAGATACTGCCTAATGCAATTGTCCCTATTATTTCCTTATTGCCATTTTCTATGATGGCAATGATTAGCTGCGAAGCGGGACTAACATTTTTAGGTCTTGGTGAGGAAAGTTCTGCATCTTGGGGAAATCTTATGAAAGAAGGTGTCACCGCCTTCCCTTCAGAAAGCGCTATTCTTTGGCCCCCAGCTATTATGCTTACAGCATTGCTGATTGCCATAGCATTGATAGGAGATGGTATTCGTGATGCCCTGGATCCTAAGTTACAAGACTAA
- a CDS encoding LysM peptidoglycan-binding domain-containing protein, whose translation MTLQKTTRWLWQALVLSAVLNIVFLLLFYSTIFRKDIYKLRLFSGPLVAKSCRVKYIPEDFLRNLSEASLEELYRLLDEDHLLYGRPLKLWALSVAIHTYDVDVGSALPHPLTFTQLRSNGKTWLLPNIDEKEYGIVRRYLSRERYPFTSRGLFVSISKNLERGAVDEDCLYHFCHTPEFLYLRTLLCGADEHVASVASLARMVIRNEEQIFFSLCNENNRAMEISDQQRQKILSAYMNLGEPLAALLLLVHDEDWVIHEFTDEALKKFIGLLPKESPYSQSFISRVASTRGSFVVNDVTTVETLVADTQEVICQDYIVKDGDSLWLIARRFGVTIDEIMRLNHMSHHRLLPGKCLKLPLKSS comes from the coding sequence ATGACCTTGCAAAAAACGACTCGATGGCTATGGCAAGCATTAGTTTTAAGTGCAGTATTAAATATTGTTTTCTTACTTTTATTTTACTCAACTATCTTTCGAAAGGATATTTATAAACTACGTTTATTTTCTGGTCCTTTGGTGGCTAAGAGTTGTCGGGTGAAATATATTCCCGAAGATTTCCTAAGGAATTTATCAGAAGCTTCCCTCGAGGAGTTGTATCGTTTATTGGATGAAGATCATTTACTTTATGGACGTCCGCTAAAATTATGGGCATTAAGTGTAGCTATCCATACTTATGATGTGGATGTGGGCAGTGCGCTTCCTCATCCTCTGACATTCACACAATTGCGTAGTAATGGAAAAACCTGGTTACTTCCGAATATCGATGAGAAAGAGTATGGCATAGTGCGTCGTTATTTATCTCGGGAGCGTTATCCTTTTACATCTCGAGGTTTGTTTGTTTCCATCTCTAAAAATTTAGAGCGAGGCGCTGTTGACGAAGATTGTTTATACCATTTTTGTCATACTCCTGAATTTCTCTATTTGCGTACTTTACTTTGTGGTGCTGATGAGCATGTGGCCTCTGTTGCTTCCTTAGCAAGAATGGTAATACGTAATGAAGAGCAAATATTTTTTTCTCTATGTAATGAAAACAACCGTGCTATGGAAATTTCTGATCAACAACGACAAAAAATTTTATCTGCATATATGAATTTAGGAGAGCCTTTAGCAGCTTTATTATTACTTGTTCATGATGAAGACTGGGTGATTCATGAGTTTACAGATGAGGCCTTAAAGAAATTTATTGGTCTTCTTCCTAAAGAATCTCCCTATAGTCAAAGTTTTATTTCTCGTGTCGCCTCAACACGAGGTTCTTTTGTTGTAAATGATGTGACTACGGTAGAAACGCTTGTTGCTGATACGCAAGAGGTTATTTGCCAAGATTATATTGTAAAAGATGGAGATTCTTTATGGCTGATAGCACGTCGTTTTGGAGTGACTATTGATGAGATTATGCGTTTGAATCACATGAGTCATCATCGTCTATTGCCGGGGAAATGTCTAAAGCTTCCTCTAAAGTCGTCATAG